A part of Brassica rapa cultivar Chiifu-401-42 chromosome A05, CAAS_Brap_v3.01, whole genome shotgun sequence genomic DNA contains:
- the LOC103867418 gene encoding berberine bridge enzyme-like 15 → MAFAVSKRNAMAFAVTLLLVSIPMSSSTLQQDFLQCLVENSDISFPITAAFYSPDQNATLFKEELESTAQNLRYLTPSNPKPVFIFEPMYETHVQAAVVCAKKLQLHMRVRSGGHDYEGLSFVSENETPFVIVDLSKLRQIDVDVDSNSAWAHAGATVGEVYYRIQEKSQTHGFPAGLCSSLGIGGHLVGGAYGSMMRKFGLGADNVLDARIIDANGKILDRAAMGEDVFWALRGGGGGSFGVILAWKIKLVPVPATVTVFTVTKTLEQDGTKVLYKWQQVADKLDEDLFIRVIIQTASKTTKPGNRTISTSYQGQFLGDSNRLMQVMQKSFPELGLTKKDCTEMSWIKSVMYIAGFPSSAAPEALLDGKSLFKSYFKAKSDFVEEPIPVEGLEGLWKKLLEEDSPLTIWNPYGGVMSRIAESEIPFPHRKGTLFKIQWLSSWSDGKASDERHMKWMREMYSYMEKYVSKNPRRAYVNYRDLDLGVNEEESDAREWGTKYFKGNFERLVKIKGEFDPENFFRHEQSIPTKIG, encoded by the exons ATGGCGTTTGCGGTTTCAAAGCGAAACGCAATGGCGTTTGCGGTGACGCTACTATTAGTTTCCATTCCTATGTCTTCATCCACACTACAACAAGATTTCTTGCAGTGCCTCGTCGAGAACTCCGACATATCGTTCCCCATAACGGCGGCGTTTTACTCACCCGACCAAAACGCGACTTTGTTTAAAGAGGAGCTCGAATCAACGGCACAAAATCTCCGTTACTTGACGCCGTCAAACCCGAAGCCTGTGTTCATATTCGAGCCTATGTACGAGACACACGTACAAGCAGCCGTCGTGTGTGCCAAGAAACTCCAGCTTCACATGCGGGTACGTAGCGGCGGCCACGACTACGAAGGGCTCTCCTTCGTTTCTGAGAACGAAACGCCGTTTGTGATCGTTGATCTATCCAAGCTTAGACAGATCGACGTAGATGTGGACAGTAACAGCGCATGGGCTCACGCGGGTGCCACCGTCGGAGAGGTTTACTACAG GATCCAAGAGAAAAGCCAAACCCATGGTTTCCCGGCGGGTCTATGCTCCAGCCTCGGCATCGGCGGCCACTTAGTCGGCGGAGCCTACGGTTCCATGATGCGTAAGTTCGGTCTCGGCGCTGACAACGTCCTCGACGCGAGAATCATCGACGCTAACGGTAAGATTCTTGATCGCGCTGCAATGGGAGAGGACGTCTTCTGGGCGCTTCGCGGCGGTGGAGGCGGAAGCTTCGGCGTGATCCTCGCCTGGAAAATCAAGCTTGTTCCCGTTCCGGCGACTGTGACTGTATTCACAGTCACGAAGACGCTTGAGCAAGACGGTACCAAGGTCTTGTACAAATGGCAACAAGTCGCTGACAAGCTTGACGAAGATCTCTTCATTCGCGTTATTATTCAGACAGCGAGCAAAACTACCAAACCTGGGAACCGAACCATCTCGACTTCGTACCAAGGACAGTTTCTCGGTGACTCAAATAGGCTTATGCAG GTGATGCAGAAGAGTTTCCCTGAGCTAGGACTAACCAAGAAGGACTGCACCGAAATGAGCTGGATCAAATCAGTAATGTACATTGCTGGATTCCCAAGCAGCGCAGCACCGGAGGCTTTACTCGACGGAAAATCACTCTTCAAGAGCTACTTCAAGGCCAAGTCAGACTTTGTGGAAGAGCCAATACCTGTAGAAGGCTTAGAAGGACTATGGAAGAAGCTTCTTGAAGAGGATTCACCGTTAACGATATGGAACCCTTACGGAGGAGTGATGTCGAGGATTGCTGAGTCAGAGATACCATTCCCTCACAGGAAAGGGACCTTGTTCAAGATTCAGTGGCTATCGTCTTGGTCAGATGGGAAGGCAAGCGACGAGAGGCATATGAAGTGGATGAGGGAGATGTACAGTTACATGGAGAAGTATGTGTCGAAGAACCCGAGACGTGCGTATGTGAATTACAGGGATCTTGATTTGGGGGTGAACGAGGAAGAGAGTGATGCTAGGGAGTGGGGGACTAAGTATTTCAAGGGGAACTTCGAGAGGTTGGTTAAGATTAAGGGTGAGTTTGATCCTGAGAATTTCTTCAGACATGAACAGAGTATCCCAACAAAGATTGGTTGA
- the LOC103867417 gene encoding uncharacterized protein LOC103867417, with the protein MAANAPPELASGNPCCIAWQGKYLGMKKRRDACKEAIEILQKAMGAANDEKTNLQKKLRDMSDSMDTKENDSGEKGSLEKEVSDLKSEKFSLQQRLERNIQEKSEEIKILRDQASSREKEISELKNLLKKETSRADNSEEEREQVCKELNKAKALLVKYEDIKPDVPELKEEINLVKSLLVSERQKAESERKKAESEKKRAVQYLSELEVLRATAHKTSSDLLTSTSTLETLKKQLESEKQKTLKERKRADMESAKAKEQMKLAEGLSKKFEIIRVRNEELKKEAELQTARSKVKFAENSAKLEEKMRLLEMNKKTAMDWKSRVDDLTRQLQESQLVTEGLRKQVHELSLSRKSTRSVSPHEARDLEKAEMRLLKKELKFQKKREKHFNEVAEFEKYRREFQAEELGRLKREFGGFTNRMNLLGEYFSRDVEGTAALAKVEGRRKPPKNRSGENNSDARCHLGANPGSQDQACKFSAQLIAKAGRGVSESVSDPISQLDSPTGGSRELLTSGVVSSAISFSEGELLASQGREQFAFTTTAENIQPTKSSMFQKVDTGKNGKLCFVAENCVQSGQKDRHEVVNEHSRKRKRLSEAMESRKHLSSDDKKKNLQIREKLGALQSMVAETGYKPLREKETLVSCQKKTVMQNSIEFNRLTKTRGNKAEITQVAGKTMCLSTAKGHDAATLFLEEDAATDYMKLLELDQPEDEIYYKIARESLMSPDLPQVNFLGDEIMNEDKNPTTALDLVASSEAYSLNTENASVTVKMPPESPTSDGHILKHFVVFSNTEDQNSIIKIFHAANSCAQRCPSVATAQWAVPAILFSLKMEDNLLARERACVFLSLLLHNFSMVSSMNIGNTLDHDSCACLDSFSKHICSVMADTEAGGILTKFLEELLSLLKALLSEQRVLYSAKSSETTESGFSIHVTLNGENVALFSRVALTDHLVAGSAILAAICTAVDRVGLIREVSFELLHRHSHEKTPVPLTILHVFAYIAGEKMMSSSDHNISNAVLKSIVMFLENRHFGTVEGSSKLHPGKNKCPFSDKSSSLEAMGSMLMEIVQEFAHSNTVHQSLIEFRPAHKGFQCVLGRDQSVTLYDILSLVDLIACYTAWNWTSANIVSPLLKTLGMPLPTNVSVAVISLLGQLSSIGVDAGGYENEGISNLREKLSSFLQCETTLEAGFGVQIATVSSLLKTLQLDLAIVFQGETTKLPDCGDQSSSVPANMVAKWFSLLSDEQRAFATEFLQTCC; encoded by the exons ATGGCGGCTAATGCTCCACCTGAGCTGGCTTCAGGGAACCCTTGCTGCATCGCG TGGCAAGGGAAGTACCTAGGCATGAAGAAGAGGCGTGATGCTTGTAAAGAAGCTATAGAGATTCTCCAGAAGGCCATGGGAGCTGCTAACGATGAGAAAACCAATCTCCAGAAAA AACTTAGGGATATGTCGGATAGCATGGACACTAAGGAGAATGATTCAGGTGAAAAAGGATCTTTGGAGAAAGAAGTTTCTGATTTGAAGTCTGAGAAATTTTCTTTGCAACAAAGATTGGAGCGAAACATTCAAGAAAaaagtgaagaaattaaaattcTTCGTGATCAAGCTTCTAGCAGAGAAAAGGAGATCAGTGAACTGAAGAACCTCCTTAAGAAAGAAACATCAAGGGCTGATAATTCCGAAGAAGAGAGGGAACAAGTTTGTAAAGAATTGAACAAGGCAAAGGCTCTGCTGGTCAAATATGAGGATATCAAGCCGGACGTTCCTGAACTGAAGGAGGAAATAAATCTGGTTAAAAGTCTTCTTGTAAGCGAGAGGCAGAAGGCTGAGTCAGAGAGGAAGAAAGCTGAATCAGAGAAAAAGAGAGCTGTTCAGTATCTTTCCGAGTTGGAGGTTTTAAGAGCTACAGCTCATAAGACTAGTTCTGATCTGCTTACTTCGACATCCACTCTTGAGACACTGAAAAAGCAGCTTGAGTCTGAAAAACAAAAGACTCTGAAAGAGAGAAAACGTGCAGATATGGAGAGTGCAAAAGCTAAGGAACAGATGAAGCTGGCAGAAGGCTTGTCTAAGAAGTTTGAAATCATTAGAGTTAGAAATGAAGAGCTCAAGAAAGAGGCGGAACTGCAGACCGCTAGGAGTAAAGTAAAGTTTGCTGAAAACTCAGCGAAATTGGAAGAGAAGATGAGACTCCTTGAGATGAATAAGAAAACAGCCATGGACTGGAAATCTCGTGTTGATGATCTGACTCGGCAGTTGCAGGAGTCACAATTAGTGACCGAGGGTTTGAGAAAACAGGTGCATGAGCTTTCTCTCTCTCGGAAATCGACTCGCTCTGTTTCTCCTCATGAAGCCAGAGATCTGGAAAAGGCTGAAATGAGGCTTTTGAAAAAGGAGCTGAAGTTTCAGAAGAAACGTGAAAAGCACTTCAATGAAGTGGCTGAGTTTGAAAAATATCGAAGGGAGTTTCAGGCAGAAGAGCTGGGTCGGTTAAAACGTGAGTTCGGTGGTTTTACAAATCGCATGAATCTTCTGGGTGAGTATTTTTCTAGAGACGTTGAAGGTACAGCTGCTCTTGCAAAG GTGGAAGGCCGCAGGAAACCCCCAAAGAACCGTAGTGGTGAAAATAATTCTGACGCAAGATGCCATTTGGGAGCCAACCCTGGTTCTCAGGACCAAGCTTGCAAGTTTTCTGCCCAGTTAATCGCTAAAGCTGGACGGGGCGTGAGTGAGTCTGTCTCCGATCCTATTTCTCAATTGGATTCTCCTACTGGAGGGTCTAGAGAGTTACTGACTTCTGGAGTAGTTTCCAGCGCAATATCTTTTTCTGAGGGGGAGTTACTGGCCTCACAGGGAAGAGAGCAGTTCGCTTTTACTACTACAGCAGAAAATATCCAACCAACAAAATCAAGTATGTTCCAGAAAGTCGATACCGGGAAAAATGGAAAGCTCTGTTTTGTGGCTGAAAACTGTGTTCAAAGCGGTCAAAAAGATAGGCATGAGGTAGTTAATGAGCACTctcgaaaaagaaaaagattgtCAGAGGCAATGGAGTCACGTAAGCATCTGTCATCTGATGATAAAAAGAAGAATCTACAGATTAGAGAGAAGCTGGGTGCCTTGCAGTCTATGGTAGCAGAAACTGGGTACAAGCCTTTAAGAGAGAAAGAAACTTTGGTTTCTTGTCAGAAGAAGACAGTTATGCAGAATTCTATTGAGTTTAACCGGTTAACCAAGACTCGAGGTAATAAAGCTGAAATTACACAAGTGGCTGGGAAAACTATGTGCCTCTCTACTGCTAAAGGACATGACGCGGCAACATTATTTCTGGAGGAAGATGCTGCTACAGATTATATGAAATTGCTGGAGTTGGATCAACCAGAAGATGAAATTTATTACAAGATTGCAAGAGAGTCGCTCATGTCCCCTGATCTTCCGCAGGTAAACTTTTTGGGTGATGAGATTATGAATGAGGACAAAAATCCTACTACTGCTCTTGACTTGGTTGCTAGTAGTGAAGCTTATAGTCTCAACACTGAGAATGCTTCAGTGACAGTCAAAATGCCACCTGAGTCGCCAACATCGGATGGTCATATTCTTAAACACTTTGTTGTGTTTTCAAATACTGAAGACCAGAACAGTATCATCAAAATCTTCCATGCTGCAAACAGTTGTGCTCAGCGATGCCCATCAGTTGCTACAGCACAGTGGGCAGTGCCCGCGATTCTGTTCTCTTTGAAAATGGAAGACAACCTTTTAGCACG GGAAAGGGCATGTGTGTTCCTCTCCTTGCTGCTTCATAACTTCTCTATGGTTTCCTCGATGAACATTGGGAACACTCTGGATCATGATTCTTGCGCCTGCTTAGATTCTTTCTCGAAGCATATATGTAGTG TTATGGCTGATACTGAAGCTGGAGGTATTCTAACCAAATTTTTGGAAGAACTCCTTAGCCTTCTTAAGGCCCTCCTTTCAGAGCAGAGGGTATTGTATTCTGCTAAATCCTCAGAAACAACTGAATCTGGTTTTAGCATTCATGTCACCTTGAATGGAGAAAATGTAGCTCTCTTCAGCAGAGTAGCTCTAACTGATCATTTGGTGGCTGGAAGTGCTATTTTGGCAGCAATATGTACTGCAGTGGATCGTGTTGGACTTATCCGTGAAGTTTCCTTTGAACTCCTGCACAGACACAGTCATGAGAAAACCCCAGTACCACTGACCATTCTTCACGTTTTTGCTTACATTGCTGGAGAGAAAATGATGTCCTCTAGTGATCATAACATTTCAAATGCAGTGTtgaaatccattgtgatgtttCTAGAGAACAGACATTTTGGCACTGTGGAGGGAAGTTCTAAGTTGCATCCGGGCAAGAACAAGTGTCCATTCTCAGACAAGTCTTCCTCGCTGGAGGCTATGGGATCTATGCTCATGGAAATTGTTCAGGAGTTTGCTCACTCTAATACTGTGCATCAGAGCTTGATTGAGTTTAGGCCGGCACACAAAGGGTTCCAGTGCGTATTGGGCAGGGATCAAAGTGTTACTTTATATGACATTCTGTCATTGGTGGACCTTATTGCTTGTTACACG GCATGGAACTGGACTAGTGCAAACATTGTTTCTCCACTGCTAAAGACGCTGGGAATGCCATTGCCAACAAACGTTTCTGTTGCAGTCATCTCCCTTCTTGGCCAACTTAGCAG TATTGGAGTGGATGCTGGTGGCTATGAAAATGAAGGAATATCAAACTTGAGAGAGAAACTGTCATCATTTCTGCAGTGTGAGACAACACTAGAAGCTGGTTTTGGAGTTCAGATAGCAACTGTGAGCTCCCTCTTGAAGACGCTTCAGCTGGATCTCGCAATAGTCTTTCAAGGCGAAACCACTAAGCTTCCGGATTGTGGCGACCAAAGCTCATCTGTTCCAGCCAATATGGTCGCCAAGTGGTTCTCTTTATTGAGCGACGAACAGCGAGCTTTCGCAACCGAGTTCTTACAAACCTGTTGTTAG